The Shewanella halotolerans region TAAGCGACCAGAGCTGGAGACCACGGAAGCCAATGTCGCGGTGGATTACGGCAACTATAACTCGCTCAACATCCGCGCCGGTGCAAGTCTGCCACTGGGGGAGATCGCCGCTGTGCGCCTTGCCGTGCAGTCTGAAACCAGCGATGGCTATTACTACAACACCTATCTGAATCGCGACCAGGGTGGCAAAGATAAGCAGCAGGCCCGCGTTACATTGCATCTCGAACCCACAGACTATTTTGCGGCGGATCTCAGATATACCTATGGCCGTGACACCTCTGAGGCGTCGATCCCCGAGGTCACAGGGTTATTAGACAGCAACGCCTATTGGGAGGGACCGTTGGCGGACTTCCCCGGCTTGCCATCGATGAATATTCCCTACAATCAGGATGGTACACCGGCCTATTGTGACGCCGTGTTGCAAACCGGTATCCCGGATGCCAGCTGTATCAACATGAACCGCGCCAGCGCCGATGGCGACCCATACAGCGGCGCCGATGCCAGGGTGCACCCCAACGATGACACCTACCATTCGGTGTCGTTAAATATGAACTGGGATTTCTCCGATTACTCGCTGACCTCGATCACTAACTACACCCAGATGCAGTTTAAGCATCGCAATGGTGTCGGCTCTGTCGGCATGGGCCCAGGTCAGGATCAAGAGGCCTGGGAGCAAGCCAGCCGTGACTATGGCCGTCTCAATGGTGGTGACCTCAACGAGATGTATGTCACCCAGTATGACTCTGATACCAGCTCGTGGAGCCAGGAGCTGCGCCTGCTGTCCAACTATGGTGGCGATTTCAACTGGATGCTGGGTCTGGTGTACGCCGAGGATAACCTGGACGACCTGAGAAACTGCTCCTTTGCCGCCAACGTCTATGCCGACTGGGTGCAATTCCCTGGGTGCGGCACCATGGCCTATACCCAGGACACTAAGGTGACCTCAGGCTATGCCCAGTTCACCTATGCCATCAGCGATACCCTGTCGACCACAGTGGATCTGCGTTACACCCAGGAGAAGAAGGATTATGTCGGCGACGTGTTTGTCAACGATGGTACCTGGATCTGTACCGTAAATGGTCTGAATACCACAGACCCAGACAGCGACACCTACTGCGCCAACTTCATTGGTTGGGACCCAGTAACCGGCCGTTACGATCTGGCGCGCGCTAATAAGTCTCACTATGACGAGAGTGACCCGTCATGGAAAGTTAACCTCGACTGGAAGGTCACCCCGGATACCCTGTTGTATGCCAGTGTGGGCAGCAGCTTTAAGTCCGGCGGCTTCTTCGGTGGCTTCCTGACCAATCCAAACGCCATCCGCCCCTACAAGCCGGAGCGCAACAACGGCGTCGAATTGGGCTTCAAGTCAACGCTGGAAGACTATCGCATTCAGCTCAACGGCGCGGCCTTCTACTACGACTACCGTGACTTCCAGTCGGCTATTCAGGAGGTCGATCAATCAACCGGTGGCGTCTTTAACGGCCTGCGTAACCTGGGTGACGTTATCATGCAGGGCGCCGAACTGGATCTGCGCTGGATGGCGACCGAGGACTTAGAGATCCGCGCCGCTATCGGCCTGCTCGATACCGAGGTGGATAGGGTCAACAAGTTTGAGTCTGCCGACGTCGGCATCACCAACATCTTCGGTGAAGTGATCGACATTCAAGGCAATGAACTCAATAACGCGCCTAAGTTCAGTGGCAACCTGATCGCCCGTTATCACTTTAACCTGAATGCTAACCTGGACGGCTTCGTGCAATTGGATGCCTCCTTCAAGGATGACTACTGGCTGTCTGTGTCTAATGAGCCTATCTATCGGCAAAAAGGCAATACCTTAGTCAACGCCAGAATGGAAATATTCAGTCCCGATGATAATTGGAGTGTGGCACTGTGGGGTCGCAACCTGACCGATAAGACCTATCGTACCAGCTTCTATCTGGATGGTTTGGACAGTGGCTATAGCGAATATAACGCGCCGCGAACCTTTGGAGTAAGCCTGTCTTACAACTACTAAAGCAAAGCTTTTCCCCGGCATCCCTGACTTAAAGACTGCACACTGTCGTCAGGGAGCCGCTTTTTATTCCTTCCCTGGCGATAAGTGTTTTATCGCCAGGCACCGAAGGCGGGGCGCTAAGGGATAACTCTGTGCTAAGGGATAACTCTGCGCTAAGGGATAACTCTGTGCTAAGGGATAGCCCTGGGGGGGAGATGGCTTAAGTTGGTGTAAGCGCAATAAGATCAATAACAGATAGGAAGTAAGACATGGAACAAGTTAGGGGAAAACCACAGCGCGCCGCTTGCTGGCTGGCCGCCGGCCTGTTGACGATTTCGGCAGGCGTTACTATTACGCCAATCATCACGCCGATCGCCGCGGCCGAGTCTGCAACAAACCAGTCTGGGCAGAGCGAACAGGCTCATAAGGAACATAAGAAGGTGTCCAGCTTTGGCCACTACAAAGGCTATTCCCAGGAGCGTTTCGACGGCTGGGTGACCAGCTCTGAGTATATCACCACACGGGACGGTACCCGGCTGGCGGCGGATATCTCGCGTCCGGCCAACCAGGGCGTGGTGACACAGGAAAAGCTGCCTGTACTCTGGACCTATTCGCGCTACCACAGGGAGTTTGAACCGGGAGTCACCAATATAGAAGACGATGCCATCTTGCAGCGTCTCGCCAGGCACGGCTATGTGATTGTGAGTGTTAATGTGCGCGGTGGCGGCGCCTCTTTCGGGCGTTATCAGGGCCTATTTAGCGCGCCTGAGACCCGCGATGCCTATGATGTCATCGACTGGTTGTCCAAGCAGGCATTCAGCGATGGCAACATTGGCATGTATGGCCTCTCCTATATGGGAATTAGCCAGTACATGGCCGCCAGCACCAAGCATCCGGCGCTTAAGGCCATCACCCCGGAAAACGGTTATTTTAACCTCTATGACGCGGTTCGTCGTGGCGGCATATTGCGTCAGGATCTGCTAGAGAGTTGGGGCAAGGGCACCCAGTACCTGGATAAGGAGCGTAAGCCCACGCCGGTGGATGCCGACACAGATGGCACTTTGGCGGCGGCTGCCGTGAAGGAGCATGCCACCAACTTCGACCCTATAACGCCACTTGGTGCGG contains the following coding sequences:
- a CDS encoding TonB-dependent receptor, with product MAVFWAISGQVFAEEAQAPEESQDQKASAFEVIEVTAQKRVQRMQDVGIAISAFKADELEDLGAYQASALAEFIPNMEVAVSDDSGIPIFVIRGVGLQDYNTNNTPNTAVVVDDVYQPYGIYSAFAMFDTDRVEVLKGPQGGLYGRNSTGGAISFSSKRPELETTEANVAVDYGNYNSLNIRAGASLPLGEIAAVRLAVQSETSDGYYYNTYLNRDQGGKDKQQARVTLHLEPTDYFAADLRYTYGRDTSEASIPEVTGLLDSNAYWEGPLADFPGLPSMNIPYNQDGTPAYCDAVLQTGIPDASCINMNRASADGDPYSGADARVHPNDDTYHSVSLNMNWDFSDYSLTSITNYTQMQFKHRNGVGSVGMGPGQDQEAWEQASRDYGRLNGGDLNEMYVTQYDSDTSSWSQELRLLSNYGGDFNWMLGLVYAEDNLDDLRNCSFAANVYADWVQFPGCGTMAYTQDTKVTSGYAQFTYAISDTLSTTVDLRYTQEKKDYVGDVFVNDGTWICTVNGLNTTDPDSDTYCANFIGWDPVTGRYDLARANKSHYDESDPSWKVNLDWKVTPDTLLYASVGSSFKSGGFFGGFLTNPNAIRPYKPERNNGVELGFKSTLEDYRIQLNGAAFYYDYRDFQSAIQEVDQSTGGVFNGLRNLGDVIMQGAELDLRWMATEDLEIRAAIGLLDTEVDRVNKFESADVGITNIFGEVIDIQGNELNNAPKFSGNLIARYHFNLNANLDGFVQLDASFKDDYWLSVSNEPIYRQKGNTLVNARMEIFSPDDNWSVALWGRNLTDKTYRTSFYLDGLDSGYSEYNAPRTFGVSLSYNY